The following DNA comes from Aquificaceae bacterium.
ACGGAGCTTCTCTTAAAGCCATAGGTGGTGTCTCCCAAGATGGGAAAACCAATGTGAGACAGGTGCACTCTTATTTGGTGTGTCCTGCCTGTGTGTATCTTTACCTTAAGCAGGCTTACGCTTTGACGGGGAAAGGCTCTTAAAAGCCAGACTTCGCTCTTGGCTGGCTTGCCCTCTTCTCTTATGGTGAACTTCTTTCTGTCTTCTGTGTGTCTTCCTATGGGTGCTTCTATGAGCTTGTAGCTCCAGTTTGGAATGCCCTTTACTAAGGCTTTGTATAGTTTTTCCACTTTTCTTTCTTTAAACTGCTCTGCGAGGCTTCTGTGTGCCATGTCGGTCTTTGCCACCACCATAAGTCCCATGGTGTTCTTGTCAAGCCGGTGGACTATGCCCGGTCTTTCCACGCCACCTATGGAGGAGAGGCTTTTAACATGATAAAGAAGTGCGTTCACAAGCGTTCCAGAGGTGTATCCCGGGGATGGGTGCACCACAAGTCCGCAGGGTTTTATAAGCACGAGAATATGCTGGTCTTCGTAAACTATGTCAATGGGGATGTTTTCTGGGAGCACCTCAAGAGGCTCTGGCTCTGGAATAAGCAGGGTTATTTGGCTTGCCCTTTTTAGCCTCTTTGAAGGCTTTCTTGTCTCAAGACCATCCACAAGCACATAGCCCTCTTCTATGAGCCTTTGGTGGTAGCTCCTTGAAAAGTCGGGGTAAGCCTGAGAGAGAAACTGGTCAAGCCTAAGACCCTCTTGTTCCTCTGCTACCTCAAAG
Coding sequences within:
- a CDS encoding RluA family pseudouridine synthase, which gives rise to MLGSKRTIVETLTFEVAEEQEGLRLDQFLSQAYPDFSRSYHQRLIEEGYVLVDGLETRKPSKRLKRASQITLLIPEPEPLEVLPENIPIDIVYEDQHILVLIKPCGLVVHPSPGYTSGTLVNALLYHVKSLSSIGGVERPGIVHRLDKNTMGLMVVAKTDMAHRSLAEQFKERKVEKLYKALVKGIPNWSYKLIEAPIGRHTEDRKKFTIREEGKPAKSEVWLLRAFPRQSVSLLKVKIHTGRTHQIRVHLSHIGFPILGDTTYGFKRSSVDKRLLQTLGGCHMLLSYHLSFEHPQTGQKLTFEIQEPEPFKSTLALIEKLEEELS